Proteins encoded by one window of Superficieibacter sp. HKU1:
- the ubiE gene encoding bifunctional demethylmenaquinone methyltransferase/2-methoxy-6-polyprenyl-1,4-benzoquinol methylase UbiE: protein MDENSQDTTHFGFQTVASAQKADMVAHVFHSVAAKYDVMNDLMSFGIHRLWKRYTIDCSGVRRGQTVLDLAGGTGDLTAKFSRLVGDTGRVVLADINDSMLKMGREKLRNLGVVGNVEYVQANAEALPFPDNIFDCITISFGLRNVTDKEKALRSMYRVLKPGGRLLVLEFSKPIIDPLSKAYDAYSFHVLPRIGQMVANDAESYRYLAESIRMHPDQETLKAMMEDAGLENVSYYNLTAGIVALHRGYKF, encoded by the coding sequence ATGGACGAGAATTCTCAGGATACGACGCATTTTGGTTTTCAGACTGTCGCCAGCGCGCAGAAAGCTGACATGGTGGCGCATGTATTCCATTCCGTTGCCGCAAAATACGATGTCATGAACGATCTGATGTCGTTCGGCATTCATCGCCTATGGAAGCGTTATACCATCGATTGTAGCGGTGTGCGTCGCGGGCAAACCGTGCTGGATCTGGCGGGGGGTACCGGCGATCTGACGGCAAAATTTTCTCGTCTCGTCGGCGACACCGGTCGCGTCGTGCTGGCAGATATTAACGATTCTATGCTGAAGATGGGACGTGAGAAGCTGCGTAATCTTGGTGTCGTGGGCAACGTTGAATACGTTCAGGCCAATGCCGAAGCGCTGCCTTTCCCGGACAACATCTTTGACTGCATCACCATCTCTTTCGGCCTGCGTAACGTAACGGATAAAGAAAAAGCGCTGCGCTCGATGTATCGCGTACTGAAGCCGGGCGGACGTCTGCTGGTACTGGAGTTTTCTAAACCGATTATCGATCCGCTGAGTAAAGCCTACGACGCCTATTCGTTCCACGTCCTGCCGCGCATCGGGCAGATGGTGGCGAATGATGCAGAAAGCTACCGTTATCTGGCTGAATCCATCCGTATGCATCCCGATCAGGAAACCCTGAAGGCGATGATGGAAGACGCGGGTCTGGAGAACGTGAGCTATTACAACCTGACGGCAGGTATCGTCGCGCTGCATCGTGGCTATAAGTTTTAA
- the rmuC gene encoding DNA recombination protein RmuC, translated as MDSAIIISVLLMLAGIVVGWLAASYRAAQQQAEILAEQREVFGELSAAKQQLAQHSHWRNECELLNNELRSLREINTSLEADLREVTTRLEASQDKTRQMINSEQRLNEQFENLANRIFEHSNRRVDEQNRQSLHGLLTPLREQLDGFRRQVQDSFGQEARERHTLAHEIRNLQQLNAQMAQEALNLTRALKGDNKAQGNWGEVVLTRVLEASGLREGHEYETQVSIETDTRSRMQPDVIVRLPQGKDVVVDAKMTLVAYERYFNAEEEYTREAALQEHIASVRNHIRLLGRKDYQQLPGLRSLDYVLMFIPVEPAFLLALDRQPELITEALKNNIMLVSPTTLLVALRTISNLWRYEHQSRNAQHIAERASRLYDKMRLFVDDMSSVGQSLDKAQDNYRQAMKKLTSGRGNVLSQAEAFRGLGVEIKREINPELAEQATAQDEEFRLRSGAEADDEREFSAQNSGGS; from the coding sequence ATGGACAGCGCAATCATTATCAGCGTACTGCTGATGCTGGCGGGGATCGTCGTCGGTTGGCTGGCGGCAAGCTATCGTGCCGCGCAGCAGCAGGCCGAGATTCTTGCGGAGCAGCGGGAGGTTTTTGGCGAACTGAGCGCCGCAAAGCAGCAGCTTGCTCAGCACAGCCACTGGCGCAACGAGTGCGAACTGCTGAATAACGAGCTGCGTAGCCTGCGGGAAATCAACACCTCGCTGGAAGCCGACCTGCGCGAAGTAACGACTCGCCTTGAAGCGTCTCAGGACAAAACCCGCCAGATGATCAACAGCGAGCAGCGGCTTAACGAGCAATTTGAAAATCTCGCCAACCGCATTTTCGAGCACAGCAACCGCCGGGTGGATGAGCAAAATCGTCAGAGCCTGCACGGCCTGCTGACGCCGTTGCGCGAGCAGCTTGACGGTTTTCGCCGCCAGGTGCAGGACAGTTTTGGCCAGGAGGCGCGGGAAAGGCACACCCTGGCGCATGAAATCCGTAACCTCCAGCAGCTTAATGCGCAAATGGCGCAGGAAGCCCTCAACCTCACGCGCGCCCTGAAAGGCGACAACAAAGCGCAGGGCAACTGGGGAGAAGTGGTACTGACCCGCGTACTGGAAGCCTCCGGGCTGCGTGAAGGCCATGAATATGAAACCCAGGTAAGTATCGAAACCGACACCCGTTCGCGGATGCAGCCGGACGTGATCGTCCGCCTGCCGCAGGGCAAAGACGTGGTGGTTGATGCCAAAATGACGCTGGTGGCCTATGAGCGTTACTTCAATGCCGAAGAAGAGTACACCCGCGAGGCCGCTCTTCAGGAACACATCGCCTCGGTGCGCAATCATATCCGCCTGCTGGGGCGTAAAGATTATCAGCAGTTGCCGGGGCTGCGCAGTCTCGACTATGTATTGATGTTTATCCCCGTTGAACCGGCATTTTTGCTGGCACTCGATCGCCAGCCGGAGCTGATTACCGAAGCGCTGAAAAACAATATCATGCTGGTCAGTCCGACCACGCTACTGGTGGCGTTGCGCACCATTTCCAATCTGTGGCGTTACGAGCATCAAAGCCGCAACGCACAGCATATTGCCGAGCGTGCCAGCCGCCTGTACGACAAAATGCGCCTGTTCGTTGACGATATGTCGTCGGTGGGGCAAAGCCTCGATAAAGCGCAGGACAACTATCGGCAGGCGATGAAAAAACTGACCTCCGGGCGTGGTAATGTATTGTCGCAGGCGGAAGCTTTTCGCGGCCTTGGCGTGGAGATCAAGCGCGAGATTAATCCGGAATTAGCCGAACAGGCTACCGCCCAGGATGAAGAATTTCGACTACGCTCAGGAGCGGAAGCCGATGACGAGCGCGAATTCTCTGCGCAAAACTCCGGGGGGTCATGA
- the udp gene encoding uridine phosphorylase, which translates to MSKSDVFHLGLTKNDLQGATLAIVPGDPERVEKIAALMDKPVKLASHREFTSWRAELDGKAVIVCSTGIGGPSTSIAVEELAQLGIRTFLRVGTTGAIQSHINVGDVLVTTASVRLDGASLHFAPMEYPAVADFACTTALVEAAKAVGATTHIGVTASSDTFYPGQERYDTHSGRVVSRFKGSMEEWQSMGVMNYEMESATLLTMCSSQGLRAGMVAGVIVNRTQQEIPNAETMKQTESHAVKIVVEAARRLL; encoded by the coding sequence ATGTCCAAGTCTGATGTTTTTCATCTCGGCCTCACCAAAAACGACCTACAAGGGGCTACGCTGGCTATCGTCCCTGGCGATCCAGAACGTGTGGAAAAGATCGCCGCGCTGATGGATAAGCCGGTCAAGCTGGCATCTCATCGTGAATTTACCTCCTGGCGCGCTGAACTCGACGGTAAAGCAGTTATTGTATGTTCGACCGGTATCGGCGGACCTTCTACGTCTATTGCCGTCGAAGAACTGGCACAGCTCGGCATTCGTACTTTCCTGCGCGTGGGTACCACCGGCGCGATCCAGTCCCATATCAACGTTGGCGACGTGCTGGTGACCACGGCTTCCGTGCGTCTGGACGGTGCCAGCCTGCACTTCGCGCCGATGGAATATCCGGCAGTAGCTGATTTCGCCTGTACCACCGCGCTGGTGGAAGCGGCGAAAGCGGTCGGCGCGACCACTCACATTGGCGTGACCGCGTCTTCCGACACCTTCTACCCTGGCCAGGAGCGTTACGATACGCATTCAGGGCGCGTGGTGAGCCGTTTCAAAGGTTCAATGGAAGAGTGGCAGTCCATGGGCGTGATGAACTACGAAATGGAATCGGCGACGCTGCTGACCATGTGCTCCAGTCAGGGTCTGCGTGCCGGGATGGTTGCTGGCGTGATCGTTAACCGCACCCAGCAGGAAATTCCGAATGCGGAAACCATGAAACAAACCGAGAGCCACGCCGTGAAAATTGTGGTTGAAGCCGCCCGCCGTCTTCTCTGA
- a CDS encoding dienelactone hydrolase family protein, with product MTTDNQPGFAPAASPHASTIVRTPEDAIATGETTIPTQGEHMPAYHARPKDAEGELPVIIVVQEIFGVHEHIRDLCRRLALEGYLAVAPELYFRQGDPNAYDDVGTLLKELVANVPDAQVLADLDHVANWAARNGGDAHRLAITGFCWGGRIAWLYAAHNPQLKAAVAWYGKVVGDRTLKSPKHPVDVATELSAPVLGLYGAQDNSIPQESLEKMRHALRDATATAEIIVYPEAGHAFNADYRPSYHEASAKDGWQKMLAWFARYVGKKAE from the coding sequence ATGACGACTGATAATCAACCGGGTTTCGCACCCGCGGCCTCACCCCATGCTTCCACCATCGTTCGCACGCCTGAAGACGCGATTGCAACCGGTGAAACCACCATCCCGACACAGGGCGAGCATATGCCCGCTTATCACGCCAGGCCAAAAGACGCGGAAGGTGAGCTGCCTGTCATTATCGTAGTGCAGGAAATTTTCGGCGTACATGAGCACATTCGCGATTTATGTCGTCGGCTGGCGCTGGAAGGCTATCTGGCTGTCGCGCCGGAACTCTATTTCCGTCAGGGCGATCCTAATGCTTATGACGATGTCGGCACGCTGTTAAAAGAGCTGGTGGCTAACGTGCCGGACGCGCAGGTGCTGGCCGATCTCGACCATGTCGCGAACTGGGCTGCACGTAACGGCGGCGACGCCCATCGTCTTGCCATCACCGGTTTTTGCTGGGGCGGACGTATTGCCTGGCTGTATGCCGCGCATAATCCTCAGCTTAAAGCTGCGGTGGCGTGGTATGGCAAAGTGGTTGGCGATCGGACGTTAAAATCGCCGAAACATCCTGTGGATGTGGCAACCGAGCTAAGCGCGCCGGTGCTGGGGCTGTATGGCGCTCAGGACAACAGTATTCCTCAGGAAAGCCTGGAGAAAATGCGTCATGCGCTGCGGGATGCCACTGCGACGGCAGAAATTATTGTCTATCCGGAAGCCGGGCACGCGTTTAATGCGGATTATCGTCCGAGTTACCATGAGGCCTCGGCGAAAGATGGCTGGCAGAAAATGCTGGCATGGTTTGCCCGCTATGTGGGTAAGAAAGCGGAATAA
- a CDS encoding anaerobic sulfatase maturase → MSISGCHVMAKPTGSVCNIDCQYCFYLEKEALYPERNKNWRMSDGTLETYIRQHIEAQGGNEAIFAWQGGEPTMIGLPFFRRVVELCEKHANGKKISHALQTNGILLNPEWAQFFAEHHFLIGLSVDGPAHLHDKYRVTRSGKGTHAQVMAGMALLKEYHVEFNTLTVVGAHNVGHAREVYEFLLAAGSRYIQFIPLVERMSTEASSVLNLVMPGESAATLAPWTVPSWQYGEFLNQIFDIWVRRDVGNVYVQMFDVALSAWCGQPPVLCVFSENCGHAFALESNGDLYNCDHYVYPEHMLGNIHQKSIKEMNNSEQAITFGRAKRETLTADCRKCDYRFVCHGGCPKHRFAVSPSGHPGHNYLCAGYEHFFRHITRNMNIMKDLVTNGYPPQAIMRVLAQEKTVNAGKVNRNDPCPCGSGKKYKKCCGISA, encoded by the coding sequence ATGTCTATCAGCGGTTGCCACGTCATGGCAAAGCCTACAGGCTCAGTATGCAACATCGATTGCCAGTACTGTTTCTATCTTGAAAAAGAGGCGCTTTATCCGGAGCGCAACAAAAACTGGCGGATGTCAGACGGGACGCTGGAAACCTATATTCGTCAGCATATTGAGGCGCAAGGCGGTAACGAGGCGATCTTTGCCTGGCAGGGCGGCGAGCCGACAATGATCGGGCTGCCCTTTTTCCGCCGGGTAGTCGAACTGTGCGAGAAGCACGCTAACGGCAAAAAAATCAGTCATGCCCTGCAAACCAACGGCATTTTGCTCAATCCGGAATGGGCGCAGTTTTTTGCCGAACATCATTTTCTGATTGGTTTGTCCGTCGATGGCCCTGCGCATCTGCATGATAAATATCGCGTAACGCGTTCAGGCAAAGGCACCCACGCGCAGGTGATGGCGGGCATGGCGCTGCTTAAAGAATACCACGTTGAGTTTAATACCCTGACCGTGGTGGGCGCGCATAACGTCGGTCATGCGCGTGAGGTGTACGAGTTTCTGCTGGCAGCCGGCTCCCGCTATATCCAGTTTATCCCGCTGGTGGAGCGAATGAGTACTGAAGCCTCATCGGTACTTAATCTGGTGATGCCCGGCGAGAGCGCGGCAACGCTGGCACCGTGGACCGTGCCCTCGTGGCAGTACGGCGAATTCCTTAACCAGATCTTTGATATCTGGGTGCGGCGCGATGTCGGGAATGTCTACGTGCAGATGTTTGATGTGGCGCTCTCGGCCTGGTGCGGCCAGCCGCCGGTGCTGTGCGTGTTTTCTGAAAACTGCGGCCATGCTTTCGCCCTGGAATCTAACGGCGATCTCTATAACTGCGACCACTATGTCTACCCTGAGCATATGCTGGGCAATATTCATCAGAAAAGCATTAAAGAGATGAATAACAGCGAGCAGGCCATTACTTTTGGTCGGGCAAAGCGGGAGACGCTGACCGCCGACTGTCGAAAGTGCGACTATCGCTTTGTTTGCCACGGTGGCTGTCCTAAACATCGCTTTGCCGTCTCGCCTTCCGGGCATCCTGGCCATAACTACCTGTGCGCAGGGTATGAACATTTTTTTCGCCATATTACGCGCAACATGAACATCATGAAGGATCTGGTCACCAACGGCTATCCGCCACAGGCGATCATGCGCGTGCTGGCGCAGGAGAAAACGGTCAACGCGGGGAAGGTGAATCGTAACGATCCCTGTCCCTGTGGCAGCGGCAAAAAATATAAAAAATGCTGTGGGATCTCTGCCTGA